One stretch of Roseimicrobium sp. ORNL1 DNA includes these proteins:
- the urtD gene encoding urea ABC transporter ATP-binding protein UrtD: MPNENFVLEVEDLGVSFDGFKAVDGFNFYLNRNSVHVIIGPNGAGKTTVLDLICGKTRATSGSVKFKDKNIRGNREYRIVRQGIGRKFQTPSIYENLTVLENLELSHPKGRGIFSCLFYRRKPEIMQVCLDVAKEIGLDDKLDTEGGILSHGQKQWLEIGMLLMQNPEIIMLDEPVAGMSVKEREATSRLIRKICQNRSVIVIEHDMEFVKEIADRVTVMHMGKVLSEGSMETVQNDPKVIEVYIGH, translated from the coding sequence ATGCCGAACGAAAACTTTGTGCTGGAGGTGGAAGACCTCGGCGTGTCCTTCGATGGATTCAAGGCGGTGGATGGGTTCAACTTCTACCTGAACCGCAACTCTGTACACGTCATCATCGGCCCGAACGGTGCCGGCAAGACCACAGTGCTGGATCTCATCTGTGGCAAGACGAGAGCCACCTCGGGCAGCGTGAAGTTCAAGGACAAGAACATCCGCGGCAACCGTGAGTACCGCATCGTGCGCCAGGGTATCGGGAGAAAATTCCAGACACCCTCCATCTACGAAAATCTCACCGTGTTGGAGAATCTGGAACTCTCCCACCCGAAGGGGCGAGGCATCTTCAGTTGCCTCTTCTACCGGCGCAAACCGGAGATCATGCAGGTGTGCCTGGATGTCGCGAAGGAAATTGGTCTGGATGACAAGCTGGATACGGAGGGCGGCATTCTCAGCCACGGGCAGAAGCAATGGCTGGAGATTGGCATGCTGCTCATGCAGAACCCGGAGATCATCATGCTGGATGAACCGGTGGCCGGCATGAGTGTGAAGGAACGCGAGGCCACCTCCAGGCTCATCCGCAAAATCTGCCAGAACCGCTCGGTCATCGTCATCGAGCATGACATGGAGTTCGTGAAGGAAATCGCCGACCGCGTCACGGTCATGCACATGGGCAAGGTCCTCTCCGAGGGCTCCATGGAGACCGTGCAGAACGACCCGAAGGTCATCGAGGTCTACATCGGCCACTGA
- the urtE gene encoding urea ABC transporter ATP-binding subunit UrtE, with amino-acid sequence MFDVKNLKVAYGQSVVIPDLSFSAAESEILGIVGRNGMGKTTLFRSLIGMIPTADGSVSIKGKEITHKPSYKRVSEGVAFVPQGRMIFPYLSVYENLISGVKGSVSEEAVNEIYSLFPVLRDMKNRKGGNLSGGQQQQLAIGRALMTNPSVLLLDEPTEGIQPSIIKDISRSLREIRDMKKLTIIVSEQVLSFVLDTCDRIAVIDKGKLIREDKRDAVDAAKIKAMLAV; translated from the coding sequence ATGTTTGATGTCAAAAATCTCAAGGTAGCCTACGGGCAGAGCGTGGTGATTCCGGATTTGAGCTTTAGCGCCGCTGAAAGCGAAATCTTGGGCATCGTGGGACGCAACGGCATGGGGAAGACGACGCTTTTCCGCAGCCTCATCGGCATGATTCCCACGGCGGATGGCTCGGTCTCCATCAAGGGCAAAGAAATCACCCACAAGCCCTCCTACAAGCGCGTGTCCGAGGGAGTGGCCTTCGTGCCGCAGGGCCGCATGATCTTCCCCTACCTCTCGGTGTATGAGAATCTCATCTCCGGGGTGAAGGGCAGCGTGAGTGAGGAGGCGGTGAATGAAATCTACTCCCTCTTCCCCGTGCTGCGCGACATGAAGAACCGCAAGGGCGGCAACCTCTCCGGCGGCCAGCAGCAGCAGCTCGCCATCGGTCGCGCGCTGATGACGAATCCCAGTGTGCTGCTCCTCGATGAGCCGACCGAGGGTATCCAGCCCTCCATCATCAAGGACATCTCCCGCAGCCTGCGCGAGATCCGCGACATGAAGAAGCTCACCATCATCGTGAGCGAGCAGGTGCTCTCCTTCGTCCTCGATACCTGCGACCGCATCGCGGTGATCGACAAGGGCAAGCTCATTCGCGAGGACAAACGCGACGCCGTCGATGCCGCCAAGATCAAGGCCATGCTCGCGGTGTGA
- the fmdA gene encoding formamidase translates to MKTLIKVDLNASPESQEYLHNRWHPDIPMVATVKPGDEFRVECIDWTGSQILNDDNAKDVEVVDLSKVHYLSGPIGVEGAEPGDLLVVDILDVGVLEESAWGFTGIFAKTNGGGFLTEHYPDARKACWDFHGIYTSSRHIPKVEFAGVMHPGLIGCLPSKEMLETWNTREKELYDTNPDRVPALAALPYAPTAHMGKLTGEAKEKAAAEGARTVPPREHGGNCDIKNLTKGSKVYFPVYVKDGGLSMGDIHFSQGDGEITFCGAIEMAGYLDLRVSLIKGGVAKYGIVNPIFEPSPLSPEYKRHLIFEGISVDETGKQHYLDPHVSYRMACLNAIEYMKKFGYTGEQAYAILGTAPVEGRISGIVDIPNACATLWLPTEIFDFDIRPNADGPTIKVEPGTDLAVVS, encoded by the coding sequence ATGAAAACACTGATCAAAGTTGACCTCAACGCTTCTCCCGAATCCCAGGAATACCTTCACAACCGCTGGCACCCGGATATTCCCATGGTCGCCACCGTCAAGCCTGGCGACGAGTTCCGGGTTGAATGCATTGACTGGACGGGCAGCCAGATTCTGAACGACGACAACGCCAAGGACGTGGAGGTCGTCGACCTTTCCAAGGTACACTATCTCAGCGGCCCAATCGGTGTGGAAGGCGCGGAGCCCGGAGACCTTCTCGTGGTGGATATCCTGGACGTGGGTGTCCTCGAAGAATCCGCGTGGGGCTTCACCGGCATTTTCGCCAAGACCAATGGTGGTGGCTTCCTCACGGAGCACTATCCAGATGCGCGCAAGGCGTGCTGGGATTTCCACGGCATCTACACCTCCTCCCGCCACATTCCCAAGGTGGAATTCGCCGGCGTCATGCACCCTGGTCTCATCGGCTGCCTTCCTTCCAAGGAGATGCTTGAGACGTGGAACACTCGTGAAAAGGAACTCTACGACACCAACCCGGATCGCGTCCCCGCTCTCGCGGCTCTGCCCTACGCTCCCACGGCGCACATGGGCAAGCTGACCGGCGAAGCCAAGGAGAAGGCCGCTGCCGAGGGAGCCCGTACCGTGCCACCCCGTGAACATGGTGGTAACTGCGACATCAAGAACCTGACAAAGGGTTCCAAGGTGTATTTCCCTGTCTATGTGAAGGATGGCGGACTCTCCATGGGGGACATCCATTTCAGCCAGGGCGATGGTGAAATCACCTTCTGCGGCGCCATTGAAATGGCTGGTTACCTCGACCTGCGCGTCAGCCTCATCAAGGGCGGCGTGGCGAAGTATGGCATCGTGAATCCCATCTTCGAACCGAGCCCGCTCTCCCCTGAGTACAAGCGCCACCTCATCTTCGAAGGCATCTCCGTGGATGAGACCGGCAAGCAGCACTACCTGGATCCGCATGTCTCGTACCGCATGGCGTGTCTCAACGCCATCGAGTACATGAAGAAGTTCGGCTACACGGGTGAGCAGGCTTATGCCATCCTTGGCACCGCTCCGGTAGAGGGACGAATCAGCGGCATTGTGGATATCCCGAACGCCTGCGCCACGCTTTGGCTGCCGACGGAGATCTTCGACTTCGACATCCGGCCCAATGCCGATGGACCCACCATCAAGGTGGAGCCCGGCACGGACCTCGCCGTGGTTTCATAA
- a CDS encoding zinc ribbon domain-containing protein has protein sequence MPVYNYSCEDCGAFELFRSIEERNHAATCPVCSGLAERFIVAPNLALMNRNVRFAHTTNERSRHEPRFSTGGPAAMEAEMSPKRRRGHTCSSGCNHGPAGSKGVRQKRYVETKLGKLQAQKQSARPWMLGH, from the coding sequence ATGCCTGTTTACAATTATTCCTGCGAGGACTGCGGTGCCTTCGAACTTTTCCGCAGCATTGAAGAGCGCAATCACGCCGCGACGTGTCCTGTATGCAGTGGACTCGCGGAGCGCTTCATCGTCGCGCCGAATCTCGCGCTCATGAATCGCAACGTCCGATTCGCCCACACCACCAACGAGCGCAGCCGCCATGAGCCCCGCTTCAGCACCGGCGGCCCCGCTGCGATGGAGGCGGAGATGTCTCCCAAACGCCGACGCGGACACACCTGCAGCAGTGGCTGCAATCACGGCCCCGCCGGCTCTAAAGGTGTGCGGCAGAAACGCTACGTGGAAACCAAGCTCGGCAAGCTCCAGGCGCAGAAGCAAAGCGCGCGGCCTTGGATGCTGGGGCACTAA
- a CDS encoding nuclear transport factor 2 family protein produces MNDTATLIHACYGAYQSRDRKAFESLLADDFTFSSPLDDNIDKAAYMERCWPNGTEHQNFLIEKLFTDGDEGFVTYRCERADGSAFRNTEFFKTHAGKVRHVDVYFGSDIASEVNEEAIQAILDGTIEAIRARDAQALLKDYAEDMIVFDVLEPLRYVSSKEVGERAAQWLSSFEGPIQYELKDVDITIDDEVAFCHCLNHVIGTKKDDGEEIDMTWRSTLGFQKLDGVWKVTHSHASVPFNMVTGMASTNLKVS; encoded by the coding sequence ATGAACGACACCGCCACCCTCATCCACGCCTGCTATGGCGCCTACCAATCACGGGACCGCAAGGCCTTCGAAAGCCTGCTCGCGGATGATTTCACCTTCAGCAGCCCTCTTGATGACAATATCGACAAGGCGGCGTACATGGAGCGCTGCTGGCCGAATGGAACTGAGCATCAGAACTTTCTCATCGAAAAGCTCTTCACCGATGGCGACGAAGGTTTTGTAACCTATCGCTGCGAGCGAGCTGACGGCAGTGCCTTTCGCAACACCGAATTCTTCAAAACTCACGCTGGCAAGGTGCGTCATGTGGATGTGTACTTCGGCAGCGATATAGCGAGCGAAGTAAACGAAGAGGCCATCCAGGCCATTCTTGATGGCACCATCGAAGCCATCCGCGCCAGGGACGCCCAGGCCTTGCTCAAGGACTATGCGGAGGACATGATCGTGTTCGACGTCCTGGAACCTCTCCGATATGTGTCTTCCAAAGAAGTCGGTGAGCGCGCGGCTCAGTGGCTCTCTTCATTTGAGGGACCGATTCAATACGAACTCAAAGACGTGGACATCACCATTGATGACGAGGTTGCCTTCTGCCACTGCCTGAACCATGTGATCGGCACAAAGAAAGACGACGGAGAAGAAATCGACATGACGTGGAGATCCACGCTGGGTTTCCAGAAGCTGGACGGCGTGTGGAAAGTCACTCACTCACACGCGTCAGTCCCCTTCAACATGGTGACGGGGATGGCTTCCACGAATCTGAAGGTTAGTTAA
- a CDS encoding NAD(P)H-dependent glycerol-3-phosphate dehydrogenase, translated as MPTSTSPSSSSFSSESVPPLKSALVLGAGSWGTALADMLARRGLDVVFWGRDEALMSGMASTRHNERYLPELEIHERVVPTHDFAVLKEAQFDLVVFVVPSKGLRAVSAQLHDAGVFHGNELLLSCTKGIEMSTGKTMSGVLGDVFPQHRHAALSGPNHAEEISRQMPSAGVVACDDAASGLALQGCFTLPWFRCYTSEDVLGVEWAGAMKNVYAIAAGIARGLNLGDNAIAALVTRGLAEMVRLGVARGGQVETFYGLSGVGDLVATCYSEHSRNNRVGKLLGQGMPLPEIIASTRMVAEGVPNTESLWHSAREAGVRTPLMDAVYGVLYENKPPKRALQELLGRDPRPEND; from the coding sequence ATGCCCACCAGCACCTCACCGTCTTCCTCTTCTTTTTCTTCCGAAAGTGTCCCTCCACTCAAGTCCGCCCTCGTTCTGGGCGCGGGGAGCTGGGGCACGGCATTGGCAGATATGCTCGCGCGTCGTGGGCTCGACGTTGTCTTCTGGGGCCGCGATGAAGCGCTGATGAGTGGCATGGCCAGCACGCGGCACAATGAGCGCTACCTGCCGGAATTGGAAATTCACGAGCGTGTCGTGCCCACGCATGATTTCGCCGTGCTCAAGGAGGCTCAGTTTGATCTCGTAGTCTTCGTAGTGCCTTCCAAGGGCTTGCGCGCCGTGTCCGCACAGCTTCACGACGCAGGCGTGTTTCACGGAAACGAACTCCTCCTTTCTTGCACGAAGGGCATTGAAATGAGCACGGGCAAGACCATGTCCGGCGTGTTGGGGGATGTTTTTCCCCAGCATCGGCATGCGGCACTCTCCGGACCGAATCACGCCGAGGAAATCTCCCGCCAGATGCCGAGTGCCGGTGTCGTGGCGTGTGATGACGCCGCCTCCGGGCTGGCTCTACAGGGCTGCTTCACGCTCCCGTGGTTCCGCTGCTACACGAGTGAGGATGTGTTGGGCGTCGAATGGGCCGGTGCGATGAAAAACGTCTATGCCATCGCTGCAGGCATCGCGCGCGGGTTGAACTTGGGGGACAACGCCATCGCCGCGCTCGTCACACGTGGCCTCGCTGAAATGGTGCGTCTGGGTGTCGCGCGCGGGGGGCAGGTGGAGACCTTTTACGGTCTCAGTGGGGTGGGGGATCTGGTGGCCACCTGTTACTCCGAACACAGCCGCAACAACCGCGTGGGCAAGCTTCTCGGCCAGGGCATGCCCCTTCCTGAAATCATCGCCAGCACCCGCATGGTCGCTGAGGGTGTGCCTAATACAGAGAGCCTGTGGCACTCCGCCCGTGAGGCCGGCGTGCGCACCCCGCTGATGGATGCTGTCTATGGCGTGCTCTACGAGAACAAGCCGCCCAAACGCGCCTTGCAGGAGCTTCTTGGCCGCGACCCGCGACCGGAGAACGACTGA
- a CDS encoding MotA/TolQ/ExbB proton channel family protein codes for MSLKAEPEMAGKVVRCPGCNTKLQIPESAAATTPSSAVGGAPSAPAAGGLPLPDAAGGLPPSSSSAPQEQLSFQQEKPQRTGWKETDPTNPNGFVTFGIGLVLTLTWFGIVFPFQAEAGKDMSKFTSMEFVANVFYKHLEVSFINTLFFFWAMAILYLKFQKLRHQREALLLDVLPQELGQQINSQNVGTFIDHVYNLPHRLRDSLMVNRIRKALELFEVKTSTSEVSNMMTSQSGIDAARIGGSYIMTRAFLWAIPLMGFIGTVIGLSHAISGMSFRDMGNVDAIINSLGAVTSGLGTAFDATLLGLIFAVVLNFPMNSLAKAEDETLNEIDAFCNEVLLPRLHDGAGAANGDIGAIADSVIKGLSTTQREFLTDLNELSKRMNEYATNLDRRSDAFQAVVQKEFINNMTTMRGEVEGALRDSMKMTSQYIAALETGIRGLNTVLKELGEKQIIIQQTKKKGWFSRGE; via the coding sequence ATGAGTCTGAAAGCAGAGCCAGAAATGGCGGGCAAGGTTGTCCGCTGCCCTGGCTGCAACACCAAGCTCCAGATTCCGGAGAGCGCGGCGGCGACTACGCCTTCCAGCGCCGTGGGTGGTGCACCGAGCGCTCCCGCTGCCGGTGGCCTTCCACTTCCTGATGCCGCTGGTGGCCTGCCGCCCAGCAGCAGCAGCGCTCCTCAGGAGCAATTGAGTTTCCAGCAAGAGAAGCCCCAGCGCACTGGCTGGAAGGAGACGGACCCCACGAACCCCAATGGCTTCGTCACCTTCGGCATCGGTCTCGTGCTCACGCTTACTTGGTTCGGTATCGTGTTCCCCTTCCAGGCTGAGGCCGGCAAGGACATGTCCAAGTTCACCTCCATGGAGTTCGTGGCGAACGTGTTCTACAAGCACCTTGAGGTCAGCTTCATCAATACGCTCTTCTTCTTCTGGGCGATGGCCATCTTGTACCTCAAGTTCCAGAAGCTGCGCCACCAGCGCGAGGCGCTCCTGCTGGACGTGCTGCCCCAAGAACTGGGCCAGCAGATCAATTCCCAGAACGTGGGCACCTTCATCGACCACGTGTACAACCTTCCCCACCGCCTGCGGGACAGCCTCATGGTGAACCGCATTCGCAAGGCGCTCGAGCTCTTCGAAGTGAAGACCTCCACTTCCGAGGTGAGCAACATGATGACCAGCCAGTCTGGCATCGATGCCGCGCGCATCGGGGGCAGCTACATCATGACCCGTGCGTTCCTCTGGGCCATTCCGCTCATGGGCTTCATCGGAACGGTTATCGGTCTTTCTCACGCCATCTCGGGCATGAGCTTCCGTGACATGGGCAACGTGGACGCCATCATCAACTCTCTCGGTGCGGTGACGAGCGGCCTGGGTACCGCGTTCGACGCGACGCTCCTCGGTCTTATCTTCGCCGTTGTTCTCAACTTCCCCATGAACTCGCTGGCGAAGGCGGAAGACGAAACGCTGAACGAGATCGACGCCTTCTGCAACGAAGTGCTCCTGCCGCGTCTGCATGACGGTGCTGGCGCCGCCAACGGCGACATCGGCGCCATCGCGGACTCCGTCATCAAGGGCCTGTCCACCACCCAGCGAGAGTTCCTCACGGACCTGAACGAGCTCTCCAAGCGTATGAATGAGTACGCCACCAATCTGGACCGTCGCTCGGACGCCTTCCAGGCCGTGGTGCAGAAGGAATTCATCAACAACATGACCACGATGCGTGGAGAAGTGGAGGGTGCGCTGCGCGACTCCATGAAGATGACCTCGCAGTACATCGCGGCGCTGGAGACCGGCATCCGCGGCCTGAATACCGTGCTCAAGGAGCTCGGCGAAAAGCAGATCATCATCCAGCAGACCAAGAAAAAGGGCTGGTTCAGCCGCGGAGAGTAA